In a single window of the Caloramator mitchellensis genome:
- a CDS encoding chemotaxis protein CheW: MQYVVFELSKEKYALRICDVYEIIKMQRITVVHNTKHFLEGIINLRGKIVPVISLHKKFGLKNYETTKSTRIIFVKIKDEMVGIVVDKVNYVTKFSDIQPPPEMVAGIDGNNFAGVGIIDEGVASILEINTILND, translated from the coding sequence ATGCAGTATGTAGTTTTTGAATTATCAAAAGAAAAGTATGCATTAAGAATATGTGATGTTTATGAAATTATTAAAATGCAGAGAATAACAGTTGTTCATAATACAAAACATTTTCTGGAAGGGATCATCAACCTTAGAGGGAAAATTGTTCCAGTCATTAGTTTGCACAAGAAATTTGGCCTAAAAAATTACGAGACAACAAAATCAACTAGAATTATTTTTGTCAAAATTAAAGATGAAATGGTAGGAATAGTTGTAGACAAAGTAAATTACGTTACAAAATTTTCAGATATTCAACCTCCTCCAGAAATGGTTGCAGGTATTGATGGAAATAATTTTGCAGGAGTTGGAATTATCGATGAGGGTGTTGCAAGTATATTGGAAATAAATACTATCTTAAATGATTAG